One genomic region from Nitrospirota bacterium encodes:
- a CDS encoding NAD(P)/FAD-dependent oxidoreductase: protein MKTEFDVIVVGGGINGLACGCYLQKAGLQVAVFEKRNECGPFALTEDIFGAGVPVDTHAGVCFIVMSPAWGDLELEKFGLDLIIPKVPAGTVWKDGKNLLYSTDPVRTYDAFARFSKKDADTFFRVAGSLIPQAPEILERAVFSAPSEENLEYMWELGKHAGFSARDAKTMNSFELFDLIYENDYVRMSCMGGSAIGVFGDPAEKGEGMLMSLLGFTLAFGVPRGGMHNLVHSLVRCFRHHGGSLFYNAPVEHVEFENGAPRRIVLNDAAPYPTREFKARQAVVMHVSPPLAKNMLGKDAIATKDPELWGKMEDWDMTGHCAFTSYVLLKKPPRWDSETWDPDVNLCAFPLRAWDSWDHAKRSFQYAKNEELFSVAGDVGEMYNLSSVDPSRVSPEGRTVVVYEVEYPMNLRRYGGIKAWDNRELTDRLHQSHLEDLGSLITGFKDQLLAHTYYTPIDNWRRNPSAIYGHELGGDVSGGQWYFGRMPSRSKIGGLYFSQGVWPASLTHLGNGYVAACAVAEDLGVRKQPWWNHRPLDYFQGRGFLTGSF from the coding sequence ATGAAAACCGAGTTCGACGTTATCGTGGTCGGCGGCGGCATCAACGGCCTCGCCTGTGGATGCTACCTCCAGAAAGCCGGTCTCCAAGTGGCCGTCTTCGAAAAACGGAACGAATGTGGACCCTTCGCGCTCACCGAGGATATTTTCGGCGCAGGCGTGCCGGTCGACACGCACGCCGGCGTCTGCTTCATCGTGATGAGCCCCGCCTGGGGCGATCTGGAACTCGAGAAGTTCGGTCTCGATCTCATCATCCCAAAAGTGCCGGCGGGCACGGTATGGAAAGATGGGAAGAATCTGCTCTACAGCACCGATCCGGTTCGAACCTACGACGCCTTCGCCCGGTTTTCAAAGAAGGACGCGGACACGTTCTTCCGCGTGGCCGGTTCTCTCATCCCGCAGGCCCCCGAGATTCTCGAACGCGCCGTGTTCAGCGCCCCCTCGGAGGAAAATCTCGAATACATGTGGGAGCTGGGAAAGCACGCGGGATTCAGCGCGCGGGACGCGAAGACGATGAACAGCTTCGAACTGTTCGACCTGATTTATGAAAACGACTACGTGCGGATGAGTTGCATGGGCGGCTCCGCCATCGGCGTCTTCGGTGATCCCGCCGAAAAAGGCGAGGGCATGCTGATGTCGCTCCTGGGCTTCACGCTTGCCTTCGGCGTCCCCCGGGGAGGCATGCACAATCTGGTCCACTCGCTTGTCCGATGCTTCCGCCACCACGGCGGATCGCTCTTCTACAACGCGCCCGTGGAGCACGTGGAGTTCGAAAACGGGGCGCCCCGCCGAATCGTTCTGAACGATGCGGCGCCGTATCCCACGCGCGAGTTCAAGGCCCGCCAGGCCGTGGTGATGCACGTCAGCCCGCCCTTGGCGAAAAACATGCTGGGGAAAGATGCGATCGCGACGAAGGATCCCGAACTGTGGGGCAAGATGGAGGATTGGGACATGACCGGCCACTGCGCGTTCACCTCCTACGTCCTCCTCAAGAAACCGCCTCGATGGGATTCGGAAACGTGGGACCCGGATGTGAATCTCTGCGCCTTCCCGTTGCGAGCGTGGGACTCGTGGGACCACGCGAAGCGATCCTTCCAATATGCGAAGAACGAGGAACTGTTTTCCGTGGCGGGCGATGTGGGCGAGATGTACAACCTCTCGTCGGTCGATCCCAGCCGGGTCTCGCCGGAAGGGCGGACCGTCGTCGTCTACGAGGTCGAATACCCCATGAATCTCCGCCGATACGGCGGAATCAAGGCGTGGGACAACCGCGAACTGACGGATCGGCTTCACCAATCGCATCTCGAAGATCTGGGTTCACTGATTACCGGATTCAAGGACCAACTCCTCGCGCACACCTACTACACACCGATCGACAACTGGCGCCGGAATCCCTCGGCCATCTACGGCCACGAACTCGGCGGAGACGTGAGCGGAGGTCAGTGGTACTTCGGACGGATGCCTTCGAGGTCCAAGATCGGCGGTCTCTACTTCAGCCAGGGAGTCTGGCCCGCCTCGCTCACACACCTCGGCAATGGATATGTGGCGGCATGCGCCGTGGCCGAGGATCTCGGTGTCCGGAAGCAGCCCTGGTGGAATCATCGACCGTTGGATTATTTCCAGGGGCGCGGATTCCTCACGGGAAGCTTCTGA